In Etheostoma spectabile isolate EspeVRDwgs_2016 chromosome 20, UIUC_Espe_1.0, whole genome shotgun sequence, the following are encoded in one genomic region:
- the mia2 gene encoding cTAGE family member 5 isoform X5: protein MAEHTASDQLASKVVDFQATAEAYYSIAVEKVKDIVSTLPDDIRPGPDLYGVPWEPVIITSVVGLVTMLLFTCRCYSSVKSRMYRGKEQWMAEQVAQLLDEKCKVLETLSKCQQEYDDLESSLRDSGVLAQTQKTEHLEVKARQLEHAKRELDKDLEELKDQLDQQREHRIEQEKRIAVLEESMKTFEEETKDLQSQEEQAQTTLKVYNMNSDRLQRNLETAGEENTLLQESNAQLRQQVEGWAERVSELEAEMSRCEVAHGGMLQDVANKDERIMSLTDRLLSMKAWDSDLEEEEDEEGEGKEASNGTAGKGKENGRGDILDSQGHLQKVQKLIFAAKLNADLKSVDEDKDRLFAKLNDEVKAKEDLQARIEELDNEKLSLQSDTEQYSDQVQTLQQKLQIMTEMYQENELKLHRLLTVEEKERMQKEEKLNKADKNITMAMEELSNYRQRAGEMEEELEKTKQSYQTQISAHEKKAHNNWLAARAAERELADIRRENALFRQKLTDTQFKLDALDKDPYALDSLARPLPFRAERSPYGPSPLGRPASETRAFLSPPTLMDGPPARLSPRVSRGPVEPPGGHGEMERSGGPHSDSGSNSPTWERDRRAPPPGPPGLSGYMFPEQGGPMYRRPPPGALGLLPPPGPLHPRGLPPLPPHPVDMADGSYRENSHGPGEQEHRESGPGDRRTPPEMDPRMGGAPPPGPPMGPMDGPYPRRSPYGPPPPDFYPPRGPGGPTMMPMWAPPPPGMMFPPRFPPGGPPHPHFAPPMRPPFPDGHLHPSMGLPPPQQPLPSPPHSQSPEEHTPSPEDAI, encoded by the exons ATGGCGGAACATACGGCAAGCGACCAGTTGGCCAGCAAAGTGGTCGACTTTCAGGCGACGGCAGAGGCTTACTACAGTATCGCCGTGGAGAAAGTGAAGGAT ATTGTATCAACACTGCCTGATGACATCAGACCCGGGCCAGACCTGTATGGGGTCCCATGGGAACCAGTCATCATCACCAGTGTGGTGGGGCTGGTGACAATGCTGTTGTTCACCTGTAGATGTTATAGCTCT GTCAAAAGCAGAATGTATCGAG GTAAGGAGCAGTGGATGGCTGAGCAGGTTGCACAGCTGCTGGATGAGAAGTGTAAAGTCCTTGAGACTCTCAGCAAATGTCAACAAGAG TATGATGACCTGGAGAGCTCACTGAGGGACAGTGGTGTCTTGGCCCAAACTCAAAAGACAGAACATCTTGAG GTTAAAGCCAGACAGTTGGAACATGCTAAAAGGGAGCTTGACAAGGATCTGGAAGAGCTAAAGGATCAACTGGACCAACAGAGAGAACACAGGATAGAGCAAGAAAAGAGG ATTGCAGTGCTTGAAGAAAGcatgaaaacatttgaagaagAAACCAAAGACCTCCAGTCACAGGAAGAGCAG GCTCAAACCACTCTGAAAGTGTACAATATGAACAGTGACAGACTACAGAGGAATCTGGAAACAGCTGGAGAAGAGAACACACTGTTACAGGAGAGCAATGCTCAG TTGAGGCAGCAGGTGGAGGGATGGGCAGAAAGAGTAAGTGAGTTGGAGGCGGAGATGAGCAGGTGTGAGGTTGCCCACGGGGGGATGCTGCAGGATGTGGCCAACAAGGATGAGCGTATAATG TCCTTGACAGATCGTCTGCTGAGCATGAAAGCTTGGGATTCAGacctggaggaagaggaagatgaggaagGAGAAGGGAAGGAGGCATCCAATGGTACAgcagggaaaggaaaggaaaatggGAGAGGAGACATTTTGGACTCACAAGGCCATCTCCAGAAAGTCCAGAAACTTATCTTTGCTGCTAAG CTGAATGCAGACCTCAAATCAGTAGATGAAGACAAAGACCGATTATTTGCCAAACTGAATGATGAAGTCAAAGCTAAAGAAGACCTGCAAG CGAGAATTGAGGAGCTGGATAATGAGAAATTATCTCTGCAGTCGGACACTGAGCAGTACTCAGATCAG GTTCAAACATTACAACAGAAACTCCAGATTATGACAGAAATGTACCAGGAAAATGAGCTTAAATTACACAG GCTGCTGACAGTGGAGGAGAAGGAGCGCATGCAGAAAGAAGAGAAGTTAAATAAAGCCGACAAAAACATTACTATGGCCATGGAAGAACTCAGCAACTATAG ACAACGAGcaggagagatggaggaagagCTGGAGAAAACCAAACAGTCTTACCAGACTCAAATATCAGCACATGAGAAGAAGGCTCACAATAACTGG CTGGCAGCCCGAGCAGCAGAAAGAGAGCTAGCAGATATCCGGAGAGAGAACGCCCTCTTCAGACAGAA gctgacagacacacagtttAAACTGGACGCCCTCGACAAAGATCCCTACGCCTTGGACAGCCTGGCTAGACCACTGCCTTTCAGAG CTGAAAGGTCACCATACGGTCCATCTCCTCTGGGTCGACCTGCATCTGAAACCAGAGCTTTTCTGTCTCCTCCTACATTAATGGACGGACCACCTGCTAGACTGTCTCCACgag TGTCTCGAGGTCCAGTAGAGCCCCCAGGTGGCCACGGAGAGATGGAGCGGAGTGGAGGTCCTCATTCGGACAGTGGCTCAAACTCTCCAACATGGGAGAGAGATCGTAGGGCCCCCCCACCAGGAcccccag gtctctcaggcTATATGTTCCCAGAACAAGGAGGTCCGATGTACAGGAGACCTCCTCCAGGAGCTCTGGGCCTCTTGCCTCCACCCGGCCCCCTCCATCCTAGGGGTCTCCCCCCATTACCCCCTCACCCTGTAGACATGGCGG ATGGCTCATACAGAGAAAACAGCCATGGGCCTGGTGAACAGGAACACAGAGAG TCGGGTCCTGGTGACCGAAGGACTCCCCCTGAAATGGATCCAAGGATGGGGGGCGCACCCCCACCTGGACCCCCGATGGGTCCAATGGACGGTCCCTATCCTCGTAGATCCCCATATGGACCCCCACCTCCTGACTTTTACCCTCCTAGGGGACCTGGGGGCCCTACCATGATGCCTA TGTGGGCCCCTCCTCCTCCAGGGATGATGTTCCCTCCTCGTTTCCCTCCAGGTGGACCTCCTCATCCTCACTTTGCTCCCCCCATGCGGCCCCCTTTTCCAGACGGCCACCTACATCCTTCCATGGGTCTTCCCCCTCCTCAGCAGCCTCTCCCCTCCCCACCACACAGCCAGTCGCCAGAGGAGCACACGCCCTCGCCTGAAGATGCCATTTGA